Proteins from one Natrinema salinisoli genomic window:
- a CDS encoding DUF7554 family protein — protein MADTRGELEVETLLKIVLGLVAVLLVLEIVQAVLGSIAGLLGPFFILVQLAIAVLIVLWLLDRL, from the coding sequence ATGGCCGATACACGCGGTGAACTCGAGGTCGAAACGCTGTTGAAGATCGTCCTCGGACTGGTCGCCGTTTTACTCGTCCTCGAGATCGTGCAAGCGGTACTCGGCAGTATCGCGGGATTGCTCGGCCCGTTCTTCATACTCGTCCAGCTCGCGATCGCGGTCCTGATCGTCCTCTGGCTGCTCGACCGGCTCTGA
- a CDS encoding 2'-5' RNA ligase family protein, with product MYSVTVPVPGRVRQLANRLHPDLIGFETVREDHSCLLKRLGEGDHVAQLQHRAHRALEGTPAVEAEITGIDYFEDPPLGSAPVVYLVVESPGLERIHADLTEAFEPVEGLEGNDYVPHVTLARGGDLETATRLADREIDPIRWTVGELEFRDGTDELPVSRVSLSS from the coding sequence GTGTACAGCGTCACCGTCCCGGTCCCCGGCCGCGTCCGTCAGCTCGCGAACCGGCTCCACCCCGATCTGATCGGGTTCGAGACCGTCCGCGAGGACCACTCGTGTCTGCTCAAGCGACTCGGCGAGGGCGACCACGTCGCACAGCTCCAGCACCGCGCCCACCGCGCCCTCGAGGGAACCCCAGCCGTCGAGGCCGAAATCACGGGGATCGACTACTTCGAGGACCCGCCGCTGGGCTCCGCACCGGTCGTCTATCTAGTCGTCGAAAGCCCCGGCCTCGAGCGGATTCACGCCGACCTCACCGAGGCGTTCGAACCTGTCGAAGGGCTCGAGGGGAACGATTACGTCCCGCACGTGACGCTCGCTCGCGGGGGCGACCTCGAGACTGCAACGCGGCTGGCCGACCGCGAGATCGACCCGATCCGGTGGACGGTCGGCGAACTCGAGTTTCGGGACGGAACGGACGAACTGCCGGTGAGCCGGGTTTCGTTGTCGTCATAG